The Pontibacter pudoricolor genome contains a region encoding:
- a CDS encoding DUF4142 domain-containing protein, giving the protein MKRIFTAAFLMAVTTLVSCTPDKKTEETEIAETASDDKTETTTSDSTLTDNKKELLQTIARHTKLQQEISKLAAQKATTDVVKQYARQMQQLTATKQTELQELAQTYNVTLDTTLQDDQQKYLTDLNEKQKVDFDKAYWEKVTDAQKETIKEYEDVLKDVTPADATAFGVWARTSEKELRAQYEEALKLQLALKNRT; this is encoded by the coding sequence ATGAAACGCATTTTTACAGCCGCCTTTTTAATGGCCGTTACTACTCTAGTATCCTGCACTCCTGACAAAAAAACAGAAGAAACAGAAATTGCAGAAACAGCCTCTGATGACAAAACAGAAACTACAACTTCAGACTCTACCTTAACCGATAATAAAAAGGAGCTGCTGCAAACTATAGCCAGGCATACCAAACTGCAACAGGAAATAAGTAAACTCGCTGCCCAGAAAGCAACGACTGATGTTGTAAAACAATATGCCCGGCAAATGCAGCAACTAACTGCCACCAAGCAGACAGAATTACAGGAACTGGCGCAAACTTACAATGTAACCCTGGATACTACCCTGCAGGATGATCAGCAAAAGTACCTCACTGACTTAAACGAGAAACAGAAAGTTGATTTTGACAAAGCCTACTGGGAAAAAGTAACCGATGCACAGAAAGAAACCATAAAGGAATATGAAGATGTGCTGAAGGACGTTACACCAGCCGATGCTACCGCTTTCGGGGTGTGGGCCCGTACTTCTGAAAAAGAACTCAGAGCACAGTACGAGGAAGCACTTAAGCTACAACTGGCATTAAAGAACCGAACCTAG
- a CDS encoding arylesterase, with the protein MKNILFFGDSLTAGYGLPALQAYPTLIKEKLKEANYTDYNVINAGLSGDTTASGVHRLDRWLNQDVAIFVLALGANDGLRGIPTRETTINLQEMLDKARRTWPDVKIILSGMEIPDIVPGRYAAEFRALFRELAIKNNVFFVPFLLEGVAGMRHLNLPDGVHPNAEGQKLLAKHTWAVLKDLL; encoded by the coding sequence ATGAAGAATATTCTGTTTTTTGGAGATAGTTTAACTGCCGGTTATGGCTTGCCGGCCTTGCAGGCCTATCCAACCCTGATAAAAGAGAAACTGAAAGAAGCGAACTATACTGATTACAACGTTATTAATGCCGGGCTGAGTGGCGATACAACAGCCAGCGGCGTGCACCGGCTGGACAGATGGCTGAACCAGGATGTTGCAATTTTTGTACTGGCACTAGGGGCAAACGACGGGTTGCGTGGCATACCTACCCGCGAGACAACTATAAACCTGCAGGAAATGCTGGATAAAGCCAGGCGCACCTGGCCCGATGTAAAGATCATACTATCAGGAATGGAGATACCGGACATTGTGCCGGGGCGTTACGCGGCTGAGTTCAGGGCTTTATTCCGGGAGCTGGCTATTAAAAATAATGTGTTTTTCGTACCTTTTTTACTGGAAGGAGTGGCCGGTATGCGGCATTTAAACCTGCCGGACGGCGTACACCCTAATGCGGAAGGGCAGAAGCTGCTGGCAAAACATACCTGGGCCGTTCTGAAAGATCTCCTTTAA
- a CDS encoding ferritin-like domain-containing protein, whose protein sequence is MNERTSEVINELAQFVNDRIEGYKTAAKETRDPAHKAYYNELVGQSQQFSNELNSTLSRVGGDTQHDTTIKGKLYRGWMDVKSGITGKDEKAIIESNLYGEEWAQKAYNDALEHKAELPQEVVQMVEKQKQASLTTCEHLKQMKTKVD, encoded by the coding sequence ATGAATGAAAGAACCTCGGAAGTTATAAATGAGCTTGCTCAGTTTGTAAACGATAGAATTGAAGGATACAAAACTGCAGCAAAAGAGACCCGGGACCCAGCGCACAAGGCGTATTATAATGAGCTTGTTGGCCAGAGTCAGCAGTTCTCGAACGAGCTTAACAGCACACTCAGTCGTGTAGGCGGCGATACCCAGCACGATACAACTATAAAAGGTAAGCTTTACAGAGGCTGGATGGACGTGAAATCGGGTATTACAGGTAAAGACGAAAAAGCGATAATCGAGTCGAATCTATATGGTGAAGAATGGGCACAAAAGGCCTATAACGACGCGCTTGAACATAAAGCGGAATTGCCGCAGGAAGTGGTGCAGATGGTAGAAAAACAAAAGCAGGCAAGCTTAACTACCTGCGAACACCTGAAGCAGATGAAAACCAAAGTAGACTAA
- a CDS encoding carboxy terminal-processing peptidase, translating into MLSVFAVILLTASFIFYRSNATPEGKDEILLKVLMQGLNTGHFQPEKVDDNFSKKAFKLYLERLDYNKKFLLSSDVAKLRKYETAIDDQLRQGSYEFFDLSASLIDQRVKESQAYYKEILAKPFDFTKDETIELDGEKLAFAKDKNELKEAWRKQLKYQTLVRLADMQKEQEKATEKGEKKEARTVEQMEAEARKKILDLYNDLYTRLNRVTLDDRRATYINAIANVYDPHTGYFPPKAKSDFDIEFTGRLEGIGASLQEKDGQIKVHEIVPGSPSYIQGDLKPGDAIQKVAQGDKEPVIVEGMRLDDAIQLIRGKKGTEVRLTVKKPNGSTKVIPIIRDVIVFEETYAQSAMIDGKDKIGYIKLPGFYADFENKGGPNSGEDVKREVEKLKAAGMQGLVLDLRNNGGGSLSDAVEMAGLFIPQGPIVQVKDARGKSIVLDDRDPQVQYAGPLVILVNANSASASEILAAAMQDYKRAVIVGSPTYGKGTVQQFFELDQALPAQFDAYKPFGALKLTTQKFYRVNGGTTQLRGVTPDVILPDLYAYLEFGEKEQDYPLPFDEIKPANYKPWTNSKISLSTVKGNSQERISHNESFKLIEESATRLKKQSDNTVRSLALTKYMEEEKRAEAEAKRYEEAQKQVPVLTVNRLPEDLKALGTDTAKVARNKEFLKSLKQDIYLEEAVEIITKDLK; encoded by the coding sequence ATGTTATCGGTATTTGCAGTTATACTGCTGACGGCATCATTTATTTTTTACCGCTCTAACGCAACACCAGAGGGTAAAGATGAGATATTGCTGAAAGTACTGATGCAGGGCCTGAACACCGGCCACTTCCAACCCGAAAAGGTAGATGATAACTTTTCTAAAAAAGCATTTAAACTATACCTGGAGCGCCTTGACTATAACAAGAAATTCTTGCTGAGCTCTGATGTAGCCAAGCTGCGCAAATACGAAACCGCTATCGACGACCAATTACGCCAGGGCAGTTACGAATTTTTCGACCTGTCTGCCAGCCTTATTGATCAGCGCGTAAAAGAATCGCAGGCCTACTATAAAGAGATACTTGCCAAACCTTTTGATTTCACGAAAGACGAAACGATAGAACTTGACGGTGAGAAGCTGGCTTTTGCGAAAGACAAGAACGAACTGAAAGAAGCATGGCGCAAGCAACTGAAATACCAGACACTGGTACGCCTTGCCGACATGCAGAAAGAACAGGAAAAAGCTACGGAGAAAGGCGAGAAAAAAGAAGCCAGAACGGTGGAGCAGATGGAAGCAGAAGCCCGCAAAAAGATCCTGGATCTGTATAATGACCTGTACACGCGCCTTAACCGCGTAACCCTGGATGATCGCCGCGCAACGTACATCAACGCTATCGCCAATGTTTATGACCCACATACCGGTTACTTCCCTCCTAAAGCCAAATCTGATTTCGATATCGAATTTACCGGCCGATTAGAGGGTATTGGTGCTTCGCTGCAGGAGAAAGACGGTCAGATAAAAGTGCATGAAATTGTACCTGGAAGCCCATCTTATATACAGGGTGATCTGAAGCCTGGCGATGCTATACAAAAAGTAGCGCAAGGCGATAAAGAACCGGTAATTGTAGAAGGCATGCGCCTTGACGATGCTATCCAGCTGATTCGCGGTAAAAAAGGTACGGAGGTGCGCCTTACCGTAAAAAAACCAAATGGCTCTACCAAAGTCATCCCGATCATACGCGATGTGATCGTGTTTGAAGAAACATATGCCCAGTCAGCAATGATTGATGGCAAAGACAAGATAGGCTATATTAAGCTACCTGGCTTTTATGCTGACTTTGAGAATAAAGGCGGCCCAAACAGCGGCGAAGATGTTAAACGTGAGGTTGAAAAACTGAAAGCTGCCGGTATGCAGGGCCTTGTGCTCGACTTGCGTAACAACGGTGGTGGTTCGCTTAGCGATGCTGTAGAAATGGCAGGTCTGTTTATTCCGCAGGGGCCAATTGTTCAGGTTAAAGATGCGCGTGGCAAATCTATAGTTCTGGATGACCGTGACCCGCAGGTGCAGTATGCCGGGCCGCTGGTTATATTGGTGAATGCCAACAGCGCATCTGCATCCGAGATTCTGGCAGCTGCCATGCAGGACTATAAGCGTGCCGTAATTGTAGGCAGTCCAACCTATGGCAAAGGTACTGTGCAGCAGTTTTTTGAACTGGACCAGGCATTACCAGCCCAGTTTGATGCTTATAAACCGTTTGGTGCCCTTAAGCTTACAACCCAGAAGTTCTACCGTGTAAATGGCGGCACTACGCAGCTGCGCGGTGTTACCCCTGACGTTATTCTGCCAGATTTGTATGCTTACCTGGAGTTCGGAGAAAAAGAACAGGATTATCCGCTTCCGTTCGATGAAATTAAGCCGGCAAACTATAAGCCATGGACTAACTCTAAAATAAGCCTGAGTACAGTAAAAGGTAACAGCCAGGAGCGCATAAGCCATAATGAGAGCTTTAAACTGATCGAAGAAAGTGCAACACGCCTTAAGAAGCAGTCAGACAATACGGTTCGCTCGTTGGCACTTACCAAATACATGGAAGAAGAAAAACGTGCTGAAGCCGAAGCTAAACGCTATGAGGAAGCCCAGAAGCAGGTACCTGTGCTTACAGTGAACAGGCTGCCTGAAGACCTGAAAGCACTTGGCACCGATACTGCCAAAGTTGCCCGTAACAAGGAGTTTTTAAAGAGCCTGAAGCAGGATATTTACCTGGAAGAAGCTGTAGAGATCATCACGAAAGATCTGAAGTAA